From a region of the Fischerella sp. JS2 genome:
- a CDS encoding DUF6918 family protein has protein sequence MKLSEGLSNPDKKAMVVDDCCNVIEAQLASKSGIGGMALKTAFAALKGVKPGYIPYVVEMLLPECFEALDPIWSEGIDKGDPVEYLVTSRSRTADALLSVTDAKAKNVKRQIVRGTYEKLRGSAKQHVEEAVPDLAKVIDKYSKA, from the coding sequence ATGAAACTTAGCGAGGGACTGTCGAATCCGGACAAAAAGGCTATGGTTGTAGATGATTGCTGCAACGTCATAGAAGCACAGCTTGCTTCCAAGTCAGGTATAGGTGGTATGGCCTTGAAAACAGCCTTCGCCGCCTTAAAGGGAGTCAAGCCAGGGTACATTCCTTATGTCGTCGAAATGCTTCTGCCAGAGTGCTTTGAAGCGCTTGATCCCATTTGGAGCGAAGGTATAGACAAAGGCGATCCAGTAGAATACCTAGTTACAAGCCGCTCTCGTACAGCAGACGCACTACTGAGTGTTACTGATGCTAAAGCCAAAAACGTCAAGCGTCAAATTGTGCGAGGAACTTATGAAAAGCTTCGTGGTTCAGCCAAGCAACACGTGGAGGAGGCAGTACCAGATTTAGCCAAGGTAATCGATAAATACAGTAAAGCATAG
- a CDS encoding AtzE family amidohydrolase, with protein sequence MNFNSADAVSIAVAVCEGKVKAVEVTQAALQRIAARDHELNCFTNVTADAALADAERIDHEVAQGKNPGLLAGVPFAVKNLFDIAGNTTLAGAKINTENSPATQDATAVARLKQAGGILVGALNMDEYAYGFVTENFHYGATHNPHDLNRVAGGSSGGSAAAVAGGLVPLTLGSDTNGSIRVPAALCGVFGFKPTYGRLSRAGVALFSSSFDHIGPFARSVRDIATVFDVLQGEDERDPICTKRLPVETRDFLLQDVEGMRIAIAADYFRKGANPEALAAVQKVADALHVTEYVTIPEAHRARAAAFVITACEGANLHLEKLRQRPQDFDPATRDRFLAGALIPSHWYLQAQRFRSWFRDRVREIFQMVDVIIAPTTPISAPLIGQETMILDGAEILVRPHLGLFTQPLSFIGLPVLSVPIQRTNALPLGVQLIAAPYHEALILQVASVLETKGIISASVVS encoded by the coding sequence ATGAATTTTAATTCTGCGGATGCTGTATCTATTGCTGTAGCAGTGTGTGAAGGTAAAGTTAAGGCGGTGGAGGTTACGCAAGCTGCTTTGCAAAGAATTGCAGCACGAGATCATGAACTTAATTGTTTTACCAATGTGACTGCTGATGCTGCTTTGGCGGATGCAGAGAGAATAGATCATGAAGTTGCGCAGGGTAAGAATCCTGGTTTACTTGCTGGTGTACCTTTTGCTGTCAAAAATCTTTTTGATATTGCTGGGAACACGACTCTTGCAGGTGCAAAAATTAATACTGAAAATTCACCAGCGACACAAGATGCAACGGCGGTGGCGCGATTGAAGCAAGCAGGTGGAATACTTGTAGGCGCGTTAAATATGGATGAGTACGCCTACGGGTTTGTGACAGAAAACTTCCATTACGGTGCTACTCATAATCCCCATGATTTAAATCGGGTTGCAGGTGGTTCTTCGGGTGGATCAGCAGCAGCAGTTGCAGGTGGGTTGGTTCCGCTAACATTGGGTTCTGATACTAATGGTTCAATTCGTGTACCTGCTGCTTTATGTGGTGTGTTTGGTTTCAAACCAACTTATGGTAGGTTGTCACGAGCTGGTGTAGCTTTGTTTTCTAGCAGTTTTGATCATATTGGCCCGTTTGCACGTTCAGTAAGGGATATCGCCACAGTTTTTGATGTGTTGCAAGGGGAAGATGAACGCGATCCGATTTGCACAAAACGTCTGCCTGTTGAGACAAGAGATTTTTTGTTACAAGATGTAGAAGGTATGAGAATTGCGATCGCAGCTGATTATTTCCGCAAAGGCGCTAATCCAGAGGCTTTAGCAGCAGTGCAAAAAGTAGCCGATGCTTTGCATGTAACTGAGTACGTAACTATACCCGAAGCCCATCGTGCCCGCGCCGCAGCGTTTGTAATTACTGCTTGCGAGGGAGCAAATTTACATTTAGAGAAATTGCGTCAACGTCCCCAGGATTTTGACCCAGCCACACGCGATCGCTTTCTTGCTGGTGCATTAATTCCTAGTCATTGGTATCTGCAAGCGCAGCGCTTTAGAAGTTGGTTTCGCGATCGAGTACGGGAAATATTTCAAATGGTAGATGTAATTATTGCTCCTACTACGCCAATTTCTGCACCGTTAATTGGGCAAGAAACGATGATTTTAGATGGAGCAGAAATTCTTGTTCGTCCCCATTTAGGATTATTTACTCAACCATTATCATTTATTGGTTTACCTGTTTTATCAGTACCAATTCAACGTACAAATGCTTTACCTTTGGGAGTGCAATTAATAGCTGCACCTTATCATGAAGCGTTAATTTTACAAGTCGCCTCAGTTTTAGAGACTAAGGGTATAATCTCTGCATCCGTTGTTTCATGA
- a CDS encoding HEAT repeat domain-containing protein translates to MKNHTIYQAPIDELLTLGNCHTITNEYNYIAQLGLDTKHIPGLISMAVDQNLNGADSTSLEAWGSIHACRALGQLRAEAAIEPLMQLFHELEDSEWVNEEMPKVYGMFGEVAIPRLQAYLADASHGIFPRITAIHSLEEICKQHPDTRQKCIAVLTQQLKSFAQNPHELNGFIVASLIELQAVESAAVIKSAFAAQSVPDEITGTWDDVCESLGVHSDKIALFTDINLDEVSQVEDIYTDDVTQTKDVSKTEEIAANQESQLQDISADDLTQTQEIADSEETQLENVIPNDLTQTEDISQAQEIADSEETQLENVIPDDVPQVEDVSQIQAIYVEKKQSEQITTEEVEKISAITSEHIQLIEDMTTDVEQLDKVENKTDEQKQPSEINNRAIEINQLKSKVDNQKVTASVKQQTSKGFGGFATSPSKAKTNKKKKR, encoded by the coding sequence ATGAAGAATCACACCATTTATCAAGCGCCTATAGATGAACTACTGACTTTGGGTAATTGCCATACAATCACAAACGAGTATAACTATATTGCACAATTAGGTCTGGATACAAAACATATCCCTGGTTTAATCAGCATGGCAGTCGATCAAAATTTGAATGGTGCAGATTCTACAAGTTTAGAGGCTTGGGGATCAATCCATGCGTGTCGTGCATTAGGACAATTACGCGCAGAAGCAGCAATAGAACCATTAATGCAGCTATTTCATGAACTGGAAGATAGTGAATGGGTAAACGAAGAAATGCCTAAAGTTTATGGCATGTTTGGTGAAGTTGCTATCCCCAGATTACAAGCTTATTTAGCTGATGCATCCCACGGAATTTTTCCACGCATTACTGCTATTCATAGCTTAGAAGAAATCTGCAAACAGCATCCAGATACTCGTCAAAAATGTATTGCTGTACTTACTCAACAATTAAAGTCATTTGCTCAAAATCCTCACGAACTTAATGGTTTTATTGTTGCTTCACTGATTGAGTTGCAAGCAGTAGAATCAGCAGCAGTGATTAAAAGTGCTTTTGCAGCGCAAAGTGTGCCTGATGAAATAACAGGTACTTGGGATGATGTATGTGAAAGTTTGGGCGTTCATTCTGATAAAATAGCGCTGTTTACAGATATCAATTTAGATGAAGTGTCTCAAGTTGAGGATATTTATACTGATGATGTAACACAAACAAAAGATGTTTCTAAAACAGAAGAGATTGCTGCTAACCAAGAATCACAACTTCAGGATATTTCTGCTGATGATCTGACACAAACACAAGAAATTGCTGATAGTGAAGAAACACAACTTGAGAATGTCATTCCTAATGACCTGACACAAACAGAAGATATTTCTCAAGCACAAGAAATTGCTGATAGCGAAGAAACACAACTTGAGAATGTCATTCCTGATGATGTGCCGCAAGTAGAAGATGTTTCTCAAATACAAGCGATTTATGTTGAGAAAAAACAATCTGAACAAATTACCACTGAAGAAGTAGAAAAAATTTCGGCTATAACTTCAGAACATATTCAATTAATTGAAGATATGACAACTGATGTAGAACAACTAGACAAAGTAGAAAATAAAACTGATGAACAGAAGCAACCCAGTGAGATCAATAATCGCGCTATAGAAATAAATCAGTTAAAATCTAAAGTTGACAATCAAAAAGTTACTGCATCTGTTAAGCAGCAAACAAGTAAAGGTTTTGGTGGTTTTGCAACTTCACCAAGTAAAGCTAAAACTAATAAAAAAAAGAAACGGTAA
- a CDS encoding HAD family hydrolase encodes MVLQAVLLDIDGTLVLSNDAHAQTWVDTFRKFGYDVSFEQVRSLIGMGGDQIIPRVVPGLTDEEGDGKAIAQQRRKLFLNEYAPKLVPANGARQLVQHMLQSGLRLIVASSASSQEMEVLLKAAQVDDLLEETTTSSDAEVSKPAPDIVEAALGKLNCPPQEVLMLGDTPYDIKSANQAGVGVIALRCGGFDDTALAGAKAIYNDPADLLAQYADSPLGQIAKV; translated from the coding sequence ATGGTATTGCAAGCAGTGCTTTTGGATATCGATGGAACCCTGGTTTTGAGCAATGATGCCCACGCTCAAACTTGGGTTGATACATTTAGAAAATTTGGTTATGATGTGTCGTTCGAGCAAGTGCGATCGCTCATTGGTATGGGCGGGGATCAAATAATACCACGAGTAGTACCAGGACTTACGGATGAGGAAGGCGATGGCAAAGCGATCGCTCAACAACGTAGAAAACTGTTTCTCAATGAGTATGCACCGAAATTAGTACCAGCCAATGGTGCAAGGCAATTAGTACAGCACATGCTGCAATCTGGGTTACGACTTATTGTTGCTAGTTCAGCTTCAAGTCAAGAAATGGAGGTTTTACTCAAAGCTGCCCAAGTTGATGACTTGCTTGAAGAAACAACAACATCCAGCGATGCCGAAGTTTCCAAACCAGCACCAGATATTGTGGAAGCAGCGCTTGGCAAGCTGAATTGTCCGCCTCAGGAAGTTTTGATGCTTGGTGATACGCCCTACGATATCAAATCTGCGAATCAGGCTGGAGTCGGTGTGATTGCACTGCGCTGTGGTGGCTTTGACGATACAGCTTTGGCTGGGGCGAAAGCAATCTACAATGATCCTGCTGATTTATTAGCACAGTATGCTGATTCACCCTTGGGACAAATAGCTAAGGTTTAA
- a CDS encoding DUF4089 domain-containing protein, producing MKNQGLDVGEYVDQMALLVDLRLKDEYRDGVVANFERIEAIAQLVNSFPLPDNIEVAPVFEP from the coding sequence ATGAAGAATCAAGGCTTGGATGTGGGTGAGTATGTGGATCAGATGGCTTTGTTGGTGGATTTACGGTTGAAGGATGAGTATAGAGATGGGGTGGTGGCAAATTTTGAGAGAATTGAAGCGATCGCTCAATTAGTAAATTCTTTTCCTTTACCGGACAATATTGAAGTCGCCCCAGTGTTTGAACCATGA
- the galK gene encoding galactokinase codes for MKFEKIFGKQPETEAIAPGRVNLLGEHTDYNDGFVLPTAIPQKLTVQIGYSTDRQHHFYSEDLNEQVSILESSHTPSGFASYIFGCIQVLEKEGHTVPSLNLYVKSSVPIGAGLSSSAALEVATLRAVRQLLNLPINDVEIAQLAQQAEIHYAGVQCGIMDQMASSLADTEHMLFLDTRTLERHLISFPSGTEIVVIDSGIPRTLATSGYNQRRAECEQAVHLLGVKALRDITQPEVTEDLPEPLRRRARHVITENNRVLEVLPGVSSQRFGELMNASHASLRDDYEVSVPALDMLVEILQKTPGVFGARLTGAGFGGACVALVAKDEGRAIATQVLEQYNDNGHQGRVLVPATNT; via the coding sequence ATGAAATTTGAAAAAATATTTGGAAAACAACCTGAAACTGAAGCCATAGCTCCTGGTAGAGTCAACCTACTTGGTGAACATACAGATTATAATGATGGCTTCGTTCTCCCGACAGCAATTCCCCAAAAACTCACAGTACAAATTGGGTATAGTACTGATAGACAACACCACTTTTACTCTGAAGATTTAAATGAGCAAGTCAGCATTCTAGAAAGTAGTCATACGCCATCTGGCTTTGCAAGTTATATCTTTGGCTGTATTCAAGTTTTGGAAAAAGAAGGACATACTGTACCATCACTAAATTTATACGTTAAATCTTCAGTTCCTATAGGTGCAGGTTTGTCTAGCAGTGCTGCTTTGGAAGTGGCGACATTAAGGGCTGTACGCCAGCTACTCAACCTCCCGATCAATGATGTCGAAATTGCCCAACTTGCACAGCAAGCGGAAATTCACTATGCTGGCGTGCAGTGCGGCATTATGGATCAAATGGCTTCCAGCCTTGCTGACACTGAACACATGTTGTTTTTAGATACCCGTACTTTAGAACGTCACTTGATATCTTTCCCATCAGGAACAGAGATTGTGGTGATAGATAGCGGTATACCTCGCACGCTGGCAACGAGTGGATATAATCAGCGACGGGCTGAGTGTGAACAAGCAGTACACTTATTGGGGGTGAAGGCGTTACGAGATATTACCCAGCCAGAAGTAACAGAAGACTTACCCGAACCGTTGCGGCGTCGCGCCCGTCATGTGATTACGGAGAACAATCGTGTTTTGGAGGTTTTGCCAGGAGTATCATCTCAGCGCTTTGGAGAGTTAATGAATGCATCTCACGCCAGTTTGCGAGACGATTACGAAGTTTCTGTACCAGCGCTGGATATGCTAGTAGAGATATTGCAGAAAACTCCAGGAGTATTTGGTGCAAGACTCACGGGTGCAGGTTTTGGTGGGGCTTGCGTGGCTTTAGTTGCTAAGGATGAGGGAAGAGCGATCGCAACACAAGTTCTTGAACAATACAATGATAATGGTCATCAAGGACGAGTTTTGGTTCCTGCGACCAATACTTAA
- a CDS encoding DUF952 domain-containing protein, whose amino-acid sequence MNIILHITQYKKWEEAKLVGMYCADSLESEGFIHCSTPQQITQVAERFFASQKGLVLLLIDTGKVKPEIRDEAAEENELFPHIYGALNVDAVLQVVDFEFGEDGKFKLPQEVRSLMNHRGTEDAENEGRDEESRLGCG is encoded by the coding sequence ATGAATATTATTCTTCACATCACTCAATATAAAAAATGGGAAGAAGCAAAATTAGTGGGAATGTATTGTGCTGATAGTCTTGAGTCGGAAGGTTTTATTCACTGTTCTACACCACAGCAAATTACTCAAGTAGCTGAGAGATTTTTTGCTAGTCAAAAAGGATTAGTACTTTTATTAATTGATACTGGTAAAGTTAAACCGGAAATTCGTGATGAAGCTGCTGAGGAAAATGAGTTATTTCCTCATATTTATGGGGCTTTGAATGTTGATGCTGTTTTGCAAGTGGTGGATTTTGAATTTGGAGAGGATGGTAAATTTAAATTGCCGCAGGAGGTGAGAAGTTTAATGAACCACAGAGGCACAGAGGACGCAGAGAATGAGGGGAGAGATGAAGAATCAAGGCTTGGATGTGGGTGA
- a CDS encoding Rieske (2Fe-2S) protein, with product MTQALEATRNIEHYVCVAQVADVKATGCLVVYAQGQAIALWNHGNKIYAIDNRCPHMGFPLHQGTVKDCILTCHWHHARFDLASGGTFDAWADDVRAFPVEIRDDQVWVDLAPHADPQTHQRQRLQDGLEQGISLVIAKSVIALLNAGIEPAEPFRIGLDFGVRYRNAGWGAGLTMHTCLMNLLPYLDPEDRPRALYHGLAAVARDCAGQPPHFGVHPLPTSTPDIDTLKRWFRQFIEVRDAEGAERCLVSAVHGGADKQQIAEMLFTAATDHRYIDVGHVVDFTNKALEALDATDWQNAESVLTSLVAECASAERMEESNSWRYPVDLVAILDRAFAEIPAALELGQGKRGTWSNREELVTILLGENAQALADSLLEALRTGCTEAELAGAVAYAAALRIAHFHTNNDFGDWDTAHHTFTFANAVHQGLRRVASPSLLRGVFDAAMSVYLNRFLNVPPARLPEPKETVDNPEKLLDELPKLLDRQQQVNAAGTLVARYLYSGGNPERLLAVLGKMLLREDRSFHVIQEIEAAFRQYSLLRDTKAGIHVLIAATRYLAAHAPTMRSQGQTYQMADRLHKGDHLFEES from the coding sequence ATGACTCAAGCTTTGGAAGCAACTAGAAATATTGAACATTATGTATGCGTTGCTCAAGTTGCTGATGTCAAAGCTACTGGCTGTCTGGTAGTTTATGCCCAAGGACAAGCGATCGCACTCTGGAATCACGGTAACAAAATTTACGCCATAGATAACCGTTGTCCCCACATGGGCTTTCCCTTACACCAAGGTACAGTCAAAGACTGTATTTTGACTTGTCACTGGCATCATGCCCGTTTTGATCTGGCTAGCGGTGGTACATTTGACGCTTGGGCTGATGATGTACGTGCTTTTCCTGTAGAGATTCGTGATGATCAGGTGTGGGTAGATTTAGCACCCCATGCAGACCCCCAAACTCACCAGCGCCAGCGTCTCCAAGATGGTTTAGAACAGGGTATCTCTTTGGTAATTGCCAAATCGGTGATTGCCTTACTGAATGCAGGTATCGAACCGGCAGAACCATTTCGCATTGGACTTGACTTTGGGGTACGTTACCGTAATGCAGGTTGGGGAGCAGGTTTAACGATGCACACCTGTCTGATGAACCTGTTACCGTACCTTGACCCAGAAGACCGACCCCGCGCCCTTTATCATGGTTTAGCTGCTGTGGCGCGTGACTGTGCAGGTCAACCACCCCACTTTGGAGTTCACCCCTTACCTACATCTACACCAGACATAGATACATTAAAAAGATGGTTCCGCCAGTTTATTGAAGTACGCGATGCAGAAGGTGCAGAACGATGTTTAGTGTCGGCGGTGCATGGAGGTGCAGACAAACAGCAAATCGCTGAAATGTTATTTACTGCTGCCACTGATCACCGCTATATCGACGTCGGTCATGTGGTTGATTTTACCAATAAAGCCCTAGAAGCTCTTGATGCTACAGATTGGCAAAATGCAGAATCAGTTCTGACTAGCTTAGTTGCTGAGTGTGCCAGTGCCGAACGTATGGAGGAGTCAAATTCCTGGCGCTACCCAGTGGATTTAGTTGCAATTTTAGATCGTGCTTTTGCAGAAATCCCAGCAGCATTGGAGTTAGGACAGGGTAAACGGGGAACTTGGTCGAATCGGGAAGAATTAGTCACAATACTTTTAGGTGAAAATGCCCAAGCGCTCGCAGATTCTCTTTTAGAAGCACTGCGAACAGGTTGTACCGAAGCAGAATTAGCGGGTGCAGTTGCCTATGCGGCGGCGTTGCGAATTGCCCACTTCCACACCAATAATGACTTCGGTGATTGGGATACAGCCCATCATACATTTACCTTTGCCAATGCAGTGCATCAAGGCTTGCGGCGAGTAGCTTCCCCATCCTTGCTGCGGGGTGTATTCGACGCAGCCATGAGTGTCTATCTCAACCGTTTTTTGAATGTACCACCAGCACGTCTGCCAGAACCAAAGGAAACTGTAGACAACCCAGAAAAATTGCTGGATGAACTACCAAAATTACTGGATCGGCAGCAACAGGTAAATGCAGCAGGTACATTAGTTGCCCGTTACTTATACAGTGGTGGTAATCCTGAGCGACTGTTAGCCGTACTCGGTAAAATGCTATTGCGCGAAGACCGCAGTTTCCATGTTATTCAAGAAATAGAAGCGGCTTTTCGTCAGTATAGTTTGCTACGCGACACCAAGGCAGGAATTCACGTCTTAATTGCCGCAACACGATATTTAGCAGCCCATGCACCAACGATGCGATCGCAAGGACAAACTTATCAGATGGCAGATAGGTTGCATAAAGGCGATCATTTATTTGAAGAGTCCTAA
- a CDS encoding PEP-CTERM sorting domain-containing protein — protein sequence MMIFNKLSLMTAGAILTTLGTIATSSSTHAATTFFGPSPYQSFDDSPLKGGDYSYFYLEDFEDGALNTPGVTASTGQVKGPEPLRDSVDADDGFVDGKGINGYSYYLANNNLIFNFDQNILGSLPTDAGITWTDSFPVADVVFEAFDAGKNSLGTIVASNLGDGSLDGGTTEDRFFGVFNTDGISAIKISMPNSNDWEVDHLQYGLKKSQPVPEPLTILGSLAAGAIGVGLRQKRQQKLAKKHKSIV from the coding sequence ATGATGATTTTCAACAAGTTATCACTGATGACTGCTGGAGCGATATTAACTACCTTGGGAACAATTGCTACATCATCATCTACTCATGCTGCTACAACTTTTTTTGGTCCTAGTCCTTACCAAAGCTTTGATGATAGTCCTTTAAAAGGAGGCGACTATTCTTACTTTTATTTGGAGGATTTTGAAGATGGTGCTTTGAACACCCCAGGGGTTACGGCTTCTACTGGACAAGTAAAAGGGCCTGAACCATTGAGAGATTCTGTTGATGCTGATGATGGCTTTGTTGATGGCAAAGGCATAAATGGATACAGCTATTACTTAGCTAACAATAACTTAATTTTCAACTTTGATCAGAATATTCTTGGTTCACTTCCAACCGATGCTGGTATCACTTGGACAGATAGTTTTCCTGTTGCTGATGTTGTGTTTGAAGCCTTTGATGCTGGAAAGAATTCATTAGGAACAATTGTAGCCTCTAATCTTGGCGATGGTTCACTTGATGGAGGGACAACAGAAGATCGCTTTTTTGGGGTCTTTAATACAGATGGTATTTCTGCGATTAAAATCAGTATGCCCAACAGCAATGACTGGGAAGTAGATCACTTGCAGTATGGTTTAAAGAAATCTCAACCTGTACCTGAACCTCTGACCATATTAGGTTCACTGGCTGCTGGTGCGATTGGTGTAGGTTTACGACAAAAACGCCAACAAAAATTAGCTAAGAAACACAAAAGCATTGTTTAG
- a CDS encoding Rieske 2Fe-2S domain-containing protein, whose translation MFTHDELLTSALADDNQKFNWRNFWYPVAFVQDIPVNHPYGFSLYDEPLVLFKDQQGNFSCLQDCCAHRAAKLSDGRVTDGKIECLYHGWQYGGDGKCLFIPQLPADAKIPTKACVQSFVTVERQGIIWLWPGKPEAAEIEHIPIVPVLDKPGYIHTDYMVDLPHDQTYLIENVLDPAHVSIIHHGSQGNRKDAQPLEIEIIENSLRGIRAKWRGTQKPNQVWHDVEFVAPNLVHNIINLGKRGWCVGLVSYGVPLGQGRCRLLFRGYRNFLPFTLQFQPRWFQHFKWNKILEQDFYVIARQQQLIEQLGKSLKEIYLPLKTTDPLVIAYRKWLDQIGDGLPFYQGYATSKYPEQTRYTNDFRLQDRFFRHTQICSSCHQAYQITTRLRQAAISCAVGIATLAIAIDGYGSHKIIALIAFLLSLGLAGIFDQFKIRFEHSYQD comes from the coding sequence ATGTTTACTCATGACGAATTACTGACTTCAGCTTTAGCTGATGACAACCAAAAGTTTAATTGGAGAAACTTTTGGTATCCTGTAGCATTTGTACAAGATATACCAGTAAATCATCCTTACGGTTTTTCTCTCTACGACGAACCACTGGTATTATTCAAAGACCAACAGGGAAATTTCTCCTGTTTGCAAGACTGCTGCGCTCATCGGGCTGCCAAACTTTCTGATGGTAGAGTCACTGACGGTAAGATTGAATGTTTGTACCACGGTTGGCAGTATGGCGGAGATGGCAAATGCCTTTTTATCCCTCAGTTACCAGCAGATGCCAAGATACCAACCAAAGCTTGCGTCCAATCATTTGTGACTGTAGAACGACAAGGCATAATCTGGCTTTGGCCTGGTAAACCCGAAGCTGCGGAGATTGAACATATCCCTATCGTTCCAGTCTTAGATAAACCAGGATACATCCATACAGATTATATGGTGGATTTACCTCATGACCAAACTTATTTAATAGAGAATGTTTTAGATCCGGCTCATGTTTCTATCATCCATCATGGTAGCCAGGGTAATCGTAAAGATGCCCAACCGTTGGAAATAGAAATCATCGAAAATTCCCTTAGAGGAATTCGTGCTAAGTGGCGAGGAACACAAAAACCTAATCAGGTTTGGCACGATGTTGAATTTGTTGCTCCTAACCTAGTTCATAACATCATTAATTTGGGAAAACGGGGTTGGTGTGTAGGACTAGTTTCTTATGGAGTGCCTCTAGGTCAGGGTCGATGCCGTCTATTGTTTAGAGGTTATCGTAATTTTTTGCCTTTCACACTCCAATTCCAGCCGCGTTGGTTCCAACACTTTAAATGGAACAAAATATTGGAACAGGATTTTTATGTGATTGCTAGACAACAACAACTAATTGAGCAGTTAGGAAAAAGCCTCAAAGAAATTTACTTACCTCTGAAAACAACTGATCCACTTGTGATTGCATATCGCAAATGGCTGGATCAAATTGGTGATGGCTTACCTTTTTATCAAGGTTATGCTACTAGTAAATATCCAGAACAAACAAGATATACAAATGATTTCCGGCTGCAAGATAGATTTTTCAGACATACTCAAATTTGTAGTTCTTGCCATCAAGCTTATCAGATTACAACTCGGTTAAGACAGGCTGCAATTAGTTGTGCTGTTGGTATTGCTACCCTTGCAATAGCCATAGATGGATATGGATCTCACAAAATAATAGCCTTGATAGCTTTTTTGTTATCTCTTGGTTTGGCAGGGATATTTGATCAATTTAAAATTCGTTTTGAGCATTCCTATCAAGATTAA
- a CDS encoding tyrosine phenol-lyase: MADVTQPRPRRHSWAEPYKIKVVEPLKITTRAEREQAIAQAGYNTFLLRSNDVYIDLLTDSGTSAMSDYQWAGMMLGDEAYAGSKNFYNLEAAVQKYYGYRYILPTHQGRGAEHILSQMLIKAGDYIPGNMYFTTTRLHQELAGGTFVDVIIDEAHDATSLHPFKGNVDLQKLIDLIQRVGAEHIPYISIAGTVNMAGGQPISMANLRSIREITQGHGIRIILDATRAVENAYFIQQREAGYQHKSIASILREFCSYTDGCTMSGKKDALVNIGGWLALNDFDLYEEARNIVVIYEGLHTYGGMAGRDMEAMARGIEESVRDDHIHARVGQVEYLGQKLLNWNIPIVVPIGGHAVYLDAKRFLPHIPQEQFPAQRLAAELYVEAGIRAMERGIVSAGRDKQTGENYYPELELVRLTIPRRVYTQAHMDLTAETVEEVYYNRDRLSGLKMVYEPKYLRFFQARFELCQ, encoded by the coding sequence ATGGCAGATGTTACACAGCCACGCCCCCGTCGTCATTCTTGGGCAGAGCCATATAAAATTAAAGTAGTTGAACCACTAAAAATTACTACTCGCGCCGAACGCGAACAAGCGATCGCTCAAGCTGGTTATAATACTTTTTTGCTACGTTCCAACGATGTTTACATTGACTTGCTCACTGATAGTGGCACTTCTGCCATGAGTGACTATCAGTGGGCTGGTATGATGCTAGGAGACGAAGCCTACGCAGGTAGCAAAAATTTCTATAATTTAGAAGCAGCAGTTCAAAAGTATTATGGCTATCGCTATATCCTACCTACACACCAAGGACGTGGTGCAGAACACATTCTATCCCAAATGCTGATTAAAGCAGGTGATTACATACCCGGTAATATGTATTTCACCACTACTCGATTGCATCAAGAATTAGCAGGCGGTACGTTTGTAGATGTGATCATTGATGAAGCCCACGACGCCACATCTTTACATCCTTTTAAAGGCAATGTAGATTTGCAAAAGCTGATAGATTTAATTCAGCGAGTCGGTGCAGAACATATCCCGTACATCAGCATCGCCGGAACTGTGAATATGGCAGGTGGACAGCCAATTTCAATGGCAAACTTGCGCAGTATCCGGGAAATAACGCAAGGACATGGTATCAGAATTATCCTTGACGCTACCCGTGCAGTGGAAAACGCCTACTTTATTCAACAACGGGAAGCAGGCTATCAACACAAGTCTATTGCTTCTATCCTACGAGAATTCTGCTCCTACACTGATGGTTGCACAATGAGTGGCAAGAAAGATGCCCTCGTTAACATTGGTGGTTGGCTGGCTCTCAACGACTTTGACCTCTACGAAGAAGCACGTAATATAGTAGTAATTTATGAAGGTCTGCATACCTATGGTGGGATGGCAGGGCGGGATATGGAAGCTATGGCACGGGGTATCGAAGAGTCAGTCCGAGATGATCATATTCATGCGCGGGTGGGACAGGTTGAGTATCTTGGTCAAAAGTTACTAAACTGGAATATTCCCATCGTTGTACCCATTGGTGGTCATGCAGTCTATTTGGATGCCAAACGCTTCTTACCGCACATTCCCCAAGAACAATTTCCTGCCCAACGTTTAGCAGCAGAGTTATATGTTGAAGCAGGTATCCGAGCAATGGAACGTGGTATAGTCTCGGCTGGGCGTGACAAACAAACTGGTGAAAATTATTATCCAGAATTAGAATTAGTGCGCCTAACTATTCCACGGCGTGTCTACACCCAAGCACACATGGATCTAACCGCAGAAACTGTTGAAGAAGTTTATTACAATCGCGATCGCCTTAGTGGACTCAAAATGGTTTATGAACCAAAATATCTACGTTTCTTCCAAGCTAGATTTGAACTTTGTCAATAG